From the genome of Helicobacter pylori, one region includes:
- a CDS encoding citrate synthase has protein sequence MSITLINNENNERYEFETIECTRGPKAVDFSKLFETTGFFSYDPGYSSTAGCQSKISYINGKKGELYYRGHRIEDLVAKYKYVDVCKLLLTGELPKNQDESLEFELELRHRSFVHESLLNMFSAFPSNAHPMAKLSSGVSILSTLYSTHQNMHTEEDYQTMARRIVAKIPTLAAICYRNEVGAPIIYPDIARSYVENILFMLRGYPYSRLKHTTQGEVEITPLEVEAFDKILTLHADHGQNASSTTVRNVASTGVHPYAAISAGISALWGHLHGGANEKVLLQLEEIGDVKNVDKTIARVKDKNDNFKLMGFGHRVYKSYDPRAKILKGLKDELHKKGVKMDERLSEIAAKVEEIALKDEYFIERNLYPNVDFYSGTILRALKIPVRFFTPVFVIGRTVGWCAQLLEHVKSPQARITRPRQVYVGG, from the coding sequence ATGTCTATTACTTTAATCAATAATGAAAATAATGAACGCTATGAATTTGAAACGATTGAATGCACTCGTGGGCCTAAAGCGGTGGATTTTTCCAAGCTTTTTGAAACGACCGGGTTTTTTTCTTACGATCCAGGGTATTCTTCTACCGCTGGGTGTCAGTCTAAGATCAGCTATATCAATGGCAAAAAAGGCGAATTGTATTACAGAGGGCATAGAATAGAAGATTTAGTCGCCAAATACAAATATGTAGATGTGTGCAAATTGCTTCTCACAGGGGAATTGCCCAAAAATCAAGATGAAAGCTTGGAATTTGAATTGGAATTACGGCACAGAAGCTTTGTGCATGAGAGCTTGTTGAACATGTTTTCAGCTTTCCCTAGTAACGCCCACCCTATGGCGAAACTCTCTAGCGGTGTGTCTATTTTATCCACCCTTTATTCCACGCACCAAAACATGCACACTGAAGAAGATTACCAGACTATGGCTAGAAGGATTGTCGCTAAAATCCCCACGCTTGCGGCTATTTGCTATCGTAATGAAGTGGGAGCGCCCATTATTTATCCGGATATCGCACGCTCTTATGTGGAAAATATCCTTTTCATGCTGAGAGGATATCCTTACAGCCGATTGAAACACACCACTCAAGGCGAAGTGGAAATCACGCCCCTAGAAGTGGAAGCCTTTGATAAAATCCTAACCTTGCACGCTGACCATGGGCAAAACGCCTCTTCTACCACGGTAAGGAATGTCGCTAGCACCGGTGTACATCCTTATGCAGCCATTAGTGCGGGCATTAGCGCTTTATGGGGGCATTTGCATGGTGGGGCGAACGAAAAAGTGCTTTTGCAATTAGAAGAAATTGGCGATGTGAAAAATGTGGATAAAACCATCGCACGCGTGAAAGACAAGAACGACAATTTCAAACTCATGGGCTTTGGGCATAGAGTGTATAAAAGCTATGATCCGCGCGCAAAAATCTTAAAAGGCTTAAAAGACGAACTACACAAAAAAGGCGTTAAAATGGATGAGAGATTGAGCGAAATCGCTGCGAAAGTAGAAGAAATTGCGCTAAAAGACGAGTATTTCATTGAAAGGAATCTCTACCCTAATGTGGATTTCTACTCTGGCACGATTTTAAGGGCTTTAAAAATCCCCGTGCGTTTCTTCACGCCGGTGTTTGTCATTGGCAGAACCGTAGGTTGGTGCGCTCAGCTTTTAGAGCATGTCAAAAGCCCGCAAGCCAGGATCACACGCCCAAGACAAGTCTATGTAGGGGGTTAG
- the icd gene encoding isocitrate dehydrogenase (NADP(+)), producing MAYNPKILQKPKEGEEITIKDGKLHVPNHPIIPFIEGDGIGSDITPAMIKVVDSAVQKAYKGEKKIAWYEVFVGEKCYQKFKDHKELSPEEQWLLPDTIEAINHYKVSIKGPLTTPIGEGFRSLNVALRQKMDLYVCLRPVRWYGSPSPVKEPEKVDMVIFRENSEDIYAGIEWQEGSTEAKKLIHFLQNELKVKKIRFPESSGIGVKPISKEGTERLVRKAIEYAIDNDKPSVTFVHKGNIMKYTEGAFMKWGYALAQKEFNAQVIDKGPWCSLKNPKTGKEIIIKDMIADAFLQQILLRPSEYSVIATMNLNGDYISDALAAMVGGIGIAPGANLNDTVGMFEATHGTAPKYTGLDKVNPGSIILSAEMMLRHMGWVEAADLIVSAMEKAIKSKKVTYDFARLMDGAKEVKCSEFASVMIENM from the coding sequence ATGGCTTACAACCCTAAAATTTTACAAAAGCCTAAAGAGGGCGAAGAAATTACGATTAAAGACGGCAAATTGCATGTGCCAAACCACCCCATTATCCCTTTCATTGAGGGCGATGGCATTGGATCGGATATTACCCCTGCGATGATTAAAGTCGTGGATAGCGCGGTTCAAAAAGCGTATAAGGGCGAGAAAAAAATCGCATGGTATGAGGTGTTTGTGGGCGAAAAATGCTATCAAAAATTTAAAGATCATAAAGAATTAAGCCCAGAAGAGCAATGGCTGTTACCGGACACTATTGAAGCGATTAACCATTATAAAGTCTCTATTAAAGGGCCTTTGACCACGCCTATTGGTGAGGGGTTTAGATCTTTGAATGTAGCGTTACGCCAAAAAATGGATTTGTATGTGTGTTTGAGACCGGTAAGATGGTATGGGAGCCCGAGCCCGGTTAAAGAACCAGAAAAAGTGGATATGGTGATTTTTAGAGAAAATTCTGAAGATATTTATGCGGGCATTGAGTGGCAAGAAGGCAGCACGGAAGCGAAAAAACTCATCCATTTTTTACAAAATGAATTAAAGGTTAAAAAAATCCGCTTCCCTGAAAGCAGTGGCATAGGGGTAAAACCCATTAGTAAAGAAGGCACAGAGAGGCTGGTGAGGAAGGCGATTGAATACGCTATTGATAACGACAAGCCAAGCGTAACTTTTGTGCATAAAGGTAATATCATGAAATACACTGAGGGGGCGTTCATGAAATGGGGCTATGCACTCGCTCAAAAAGAATTTAACGCTCAAGTCATTGATAAAGGTCCATGGTGTTCTTTGAAAAACCCTAAAACCGGTAAAGAAATCATCATTAAAGACATGATCGCTGATGCCTTTTTGCAACAAATCTTATTACGCCCTAGCGAATACAGCGTCATTGCGACCATGAATTTGAATGGGGATTATATCTCTGATGCGTTAGCGGCGATGGTGGGGGGTATTGGTATCGCTCCTGGGGCTAATCTCAATGACACAGTGGGCATGTTTGAAGCCACCCATGGCACCGCTCCTAAATACACCGGGCTAGATAAAGTCAATCCGGGGTCTATTATTTTGAGCGCGGAAATGATGTTAAGGCATATGGGTTGGGTGGAAGCGGCTGATCTGATCGTTTCTGCTATGGAAAAAGCGATTAAAAGCAAGAAAGTCACTTATGATTTCGCTCGTTTGATGGATGGGGCTAAAGAAGTGAAATGCTCTGAATTTGCTAGCGTGATGATTGAAAACATGTGA
- a CDS encoding DUF1523 family protein translates to MVKFVRNVVLFILTAIFLALMLLVSYFMPHYSVAVISGVEVKRMNENENTPNKALKSPTRDVYFIQTYDPKDKQSVKVYRNEDTRFGFPFYFKFNSADISALAQSLVNQQVEVQYYGWRINTLDMFPNAIFLKPLKESAGISKPIFSWILYALLLVVFFISVGSVCALFKGKAH, encoded by the coding sequence TTGGTAAAATTTGTGCGTAATGTGGTTTTGTTCATTTTAACGGCGATCTTTTTAGCGCTCATGCTTTTAGTGAGCTATTTCATGCCCCATTATAGCGTGGCTGTCATTAGCGGGGTGGAAGTCAAAAGAATGAATGAAAATGAAAACACGCCCAATAAGGCGTTAAAAAGCCCTACTAGAGATGTTTATTTTATACAAACTTACGACCCCAAAGACAAACAGAGCGTGAAAGTCTATCGCAATGAAGACACGCGCTTTGGCTTCCCTTTTTATTTTAAGTTTAATTCGGCTGATATTTCGGCTCTCGCTCAAAGTTTAGTCAATCAGCAAGTGGAAGTGCAATACTATGGCTGGCGGATCAACACGCTAGACATGTTCCCTAATGCGATTTTTTTAAAGCCCCTAAAAGAGAGTGCTGGCATTTCAAAGCCCATTTTTAGCTGGATTTTATACGCTTTGCTGTTAGTGGTCTTTTTTATCAGCGTGGGTTCTGTTTGCGCTTTATTTAAGGGCAAAGCTCATTAA
- the bioD gene encoding dethiobiotin synthase, with translation MLFISATNTNAGKTTCARLLAQYCNACGVRTILLKPIETGVNDTTNHFSDAHLFLQDNRLLDRSLTLKDISFYRYTKASAPLIAQQEENQNTPIDTNNLIQRLQNFTKTYDLVIVEGAGGLCVPITLEENMLDFALKLKAKMLLISHDNLGLINDCLLNDFLLKSHQLDYKIAINLRGNNTAFHSISLPYIELFNERSNNPIVIFQQSLKDLMSFALK, from the coding sequence ATGCTCTTTATCAGCGCGACTAACACTAATGCCGGCAAAACCACATGCGCTAGACTATTAGCCCAATATTGCAACGCTTGTGGCGTCAGAACGATTCTATTAAAGCCCATTGAAACAGGCGTTAATGACACGACCAACCACTTTAGCGATGCGCATTTGTTCTTGCAAGATAACCGCCTTTTAGATCGCTCTTTAACCTTAAAAGACATTTCATTCTATCGTTACACTAAAGCTTCAGCCCCCCTCATCGCCCAACAAGAAGAAAACCAAAACACCCCCATTGATACCAATAATTTAATCCAGCGCCTCCAAAATTTCACCAAAACTTATGATTTAGTCATCGTTGAAGGGGCTGGAGGGCTATGCGTGCCTATCACTTTAGAAGAAAACATGCTGGATTTTGCCCTAAAATTAAAAGCTAAAATGCTTTTGATTAGCCATGACAATTTGGGCTTGATTAACGATTGTTTGCTGAATGATTTTTTATTGAAATCCCACCAACTAGACTATAAAATCGCTATCAATTTGAGAGGAAACAACACCGCTTTTCACAGCATCAGCTTGCCCTATATTGAGCTTTTTAATGAACGCTCCAATAACCCCATTGTGATTTTCCAACAAAGCCTAAAAGATTTAATGAGCTTTGCCCTTAAATAA
- a CDS encoding universal stress protein has product MNILFGISDTQECYNAIKFAVKLAHSLKEVRFTLLHVSMEVFIYSESGMMDYGQTEALEEEKAKALLKQFEDAFKKENIECESVLKSGDLIDVVLDMAKDYDLLLIGASESNLLYRLFISHQNSLVEQSSIPVVIAK; this is encoded by the coding sequence ATGAATATTTTATTTGGGATTAGCGACACGCAAGAATGTTATAACGCTATTAAATTCGCTGTCAAATTAGCCCATTCGCTTAAAGAGGTCCGTTTTACCTTATTGCATGTGAGCATGGAAGTGTTTATTTATAGCGAAAGCGGGATGATGGATTATGGCCAGACAGAAGCCTTAGAAGAAGAAAAAGCTAAGGCTTTGTTAAAGCAATTTGAAGACGCTTTCAAAAAAGAAAATATAGAGTGCGAGAGCGTTCTAAAAAGCGGTGATTTGATTGATGTGGTCTTGGATATGGCTAAGGATTATGATTTGTTATTGATTGGAGCGAGCGAATCGAATTTGTTGTATCGTTTGTTCATTTCACACCAAAATAGCCTTGTTGAACAATCCAGTATCCCTGTTGTGATCGCTAAGTAG
- a CDS encoding ATP-dependent Clp protease adaptor ClpS yields the protein MKMYNIPTPTMSQVIMVDDPITTAEFVISALRDFFDKSLEEAQALTARALDLPLKLLVEEIK from the coding sequence ATGAAAATGTATAACATACCTACCCCCACCATGTCGCAGGTGATCATGGTGGATGACCCCATTACGACAGCGGAATTTGTAATCTCTGCTTTGAGGGATTTTTTTGACAAGTCTTTGGAAGAGGCTCAAGCTCTCACAGCCAGAGCGTTAGATCTCCCTTTAAAACTATTGGTAGAAGAGATAAAATAA
- a CDS encoding AAA family ATPase, whose product MAKFNQDLNEVLNQALNLALDLNHALCTTEHVLLVILEHESGAKMIGALERDDYDQMKQILKDYLLQYVPLKSDPAKMPDRSFVLLRMLKRMYASCFESVGVEELLILMLDHPDCYASKLMDSFGIARLYSNPALLDLDNHGIPNDINNEEAPKNTPLKKYAKNLSALAQDNALDPVIGREEEILRVIEILGRRKKNNPLLIGEAGVGKTSIAEALALKIAQKEVPEFLQEYEVYSLDVALMVAGTKYRGDFEKRLKKTLKEIQQNGRIILFIDEIHTLLGAGSSNAGNLDAANILKPVLTDGSLKCLGATTFEEYRSVFEKDKAFNRRFSVIKVEEPSKEACYLILKKIAPLYEEHHQVRYDESVFKACVDLTSYYMHDKFLPDKAIELLDEVGSRKKINPKKGKKIGVDDVKETLALKLKIPKMRLSNDKKALLRNLEKSLKNKIFAQAEAINLVSNAIKIQYCGLSAKNKPVGSFLFVGPSGVGKTELAKELALNLDLHFERFDMSEYKEAHSVAKLIGSPSGYVGFEQGGLLVNAIKKHPHCLLLLDEIEKAHSNVYDLLLQVMDNATLSDSLGNQASFKHVILIMTSNVGSKDKDTLGFFSAKNTKHDKAVKELLTPELRSRIDAIVPFNALSLEDFERIVSVELDKLKALALEQDIALKFHKEVLKFIAQKSYQTTLGAREIKKIIHNEIKTQLSDLLLLQSFKKPCKIACLLEKNQLALKEIKRAQKVKENDF is encoded by the coding sequence ATGGCTAAATTCAATCAAGATCTAAATGAAGTTCTAAACCAAGCTTTAAATTTAGCCTTGGATCTTAACCACGCCCTTTGCACCACAGAGCATGTGCTATTGGTTATTTTAGAGCATGAGAGCGGGGCAAAGATGATTGGCGCTTTAGAAAGAGATGACTATGATCAAATGAAGCAAATCCTTAAAGACTATTTGTTGCAATATGTGCCCTTAAAGAGTGATCCAGCCAAAATGCCTGACAGGAGTTTTGTGCTATTAAGAATGCTTAAAAGAATGTATGCGAGTTGTTTTGAGAGCGTGGGCGTGGAAGAATTGCTTATTTTAATGCTGGATCACCCTGATTGTTACGCTTCAAAACTCATGGATAGTTTTGGCATCGCTCGTTTGTATTCCAATCCTGCTTTATTGGATTTGGACAACCATGGTATCCCTAATGACATTAATAATGAAGAAGCGCCCAAAAACACTCCCCTAAAAAAATACGCTAAAAATTTGAGCGCTTTAGCCCAAGATAACGCTTTAGATCCCGTCATTGGCAGAGAAGAAGAGATTCTAAGAGTGATAGAAATTTTAGGGCGCAGAAAAAAGAATAACCCGCTTTTAATTGGCGAAGCGGGCGTAGGGAAAACCTCCATCGCTGAAGCTTTGGCTTTAAAAATCGCTCAAAAAGAAGTGCCGGAGTTTTTGCAAGAATATGAAGTCTATTCTTTGGATGTGGCTTTAATGGTGGCTGGGACAAAATACAGAGGGGATTTTGAAAAACGCTTGAAAAAAACGCTCAAAGAAATCCAACAAAACGGTCGTATCATTTTATTCATTGATGAAATCCACACCCTTTTAGGCGCAGGGAGCAGTAACGCTGGGAACTTGGATGCGGCGAATATATTAAAACCGGTTTTAACGGACGGGAGCTTGAAATGTTTAGGAGCGACCACTTTTGAAGAATACCGCAGCGTGTTTGAAAAAGACAAGGCTTTCAACAGGCGCTTTTCAGTAATAAAAGTTGAAGAGCCTTCTAAAGAGGCGTGTTACTTGATTTTAAAAAAGATCGCTCCCCTTTATGAAGAACACCACCAGGTGCGTTATGATGAGAGCGTGTTTAAGGCATGCGTGGATTTAACGAGTTATTACATGCATGATAAATTCTTGCCGGATAAAGCGATTGAATTACTAGATGAGGTGGGATCGAGGAAAAAAATCAACCCTAAGAAGGGCAAAAAAATCGGCGTTGATGATGTGAAAGAAACGCTCGCTCTAAAGCTTAAAATCCCTAAAATGCGTTTGAGCAACGATAAAAAAGCCCTTTTAAGGAATTTAGAAAAATCGCTTAAAAATAAGATTTTTGCCCAAGCAGAAGCGATCAATCTCGTTAGCAATGCGATTAAAATCCAGTATTGTGGGCTTTCTGCAAAGAATAAGCCTGTGGGGAGCTTTTTATTCGTAGGGCCTAGTGGGGTGGGGAAAACAGAGTTGGCTAAAGAATTGGCCTTGAATTTGGATTTGCATTTTGAACGCTTTGACATGAGCGAATACAAAGAAGCCCATAGCGTGGCAAAACTCATCGGGAGTCCTAGCGGTTATGTGGGGTTTGAGCAAGGGGGGCTATTGGTGAATGCGATTAAAAAACACCCGCATTGTTTGCTGCTTTTAGATGAAATAGAAAAAGCCCATTCTAATGTGTATGATTTGTTGTTGCAAGTGATGGATAACGCCACTTTGAGCGATAGTTTAGGCAATCAGGCGAGTTTTAAGCATGTGATTTTGATCATGACTTCCAATGTGGGGAGTAAGGATAAGGATACGCTAGGGTTTTTTAGCGCTAAAAACACCAAGCATGATAAAGCCGTTAAAGAGCTTTTGACCCCTGAATTACGCTCTAGGATTGATGCGATCGTGCCCTTTAACGCGCTCAGTTTGGAGGATTTTGAACGCATTGTCTCTGTAGAATTAGACAAATTAAAAGCCCTAGCGCTAGAGCAAGACATAGCCTTAAAATTCCATAAAGAAGTTTTGAAATTCATTGCGCAAAAAAGCTATCAAACGACTTTAGGAGCGAGAGAAATTAAAAAAATCATTCACAATGAAATCAAAACCCAATTAAGCGATCTACTGCTCTTGCAATCGTTTAAAAAACCTTGTAAGATCGCTTGCTTGCTAGAAAAAAACCAATTGGCTTTAAAAGAAATCAAGCGTGCACAAAAAGTGAAAGAAAATGACTTTTGA
- the panD gene encoding aspartate 1-decarboxylase has translation MTFEMLYSKIHRATITDANLNYVGSITIDEDLAKLAKLREGMKVEIVDVNNGERFSTYVILGKKRGEICVNGAAARKVAIGDVVIILAYASMNEDEINAHKPCIVLVGEKNEILEK, from the coding sequence ATGACTTTTGAAATGCTTTATAGTAAAATCCATAGGGCTACTATCACAGACGCTAATCTCAATTATGTAGGTTCGATCACTATAGATGAGGATTTAGCCAAGCTCGCCAAGCTCAGAGAGGGTATGAAGGTAGAAATCGTGGATGTCAATAACGGCGAACGCTTCAGCACCTATGTGATTTTAGGGAAAAAAAGGGGCGAAATTTGCGTCAATGGCGCAGCAGCCAGAAAGGTGGCCATAGGCGATGTGGTGATCATTTTAGCTTATGCGAGCATGAATGAAGATGAAATCAACGCGCACAAGCCATGCATTGTGCTGGTGGGTGAAAAGAATGAAATTTTAGAAAAATAA
- a CDS encoding YbaB/EbfC family nucleoid-associated protein, whose protein sequence is MDFSQLGGLLDGMKKEFSQLEEKNKDTIHTSKSGGGMVSVSFNGVGELVDLQIDDSLLEDKEAMQIYLMSALNDGYKAVEENRKNLAFNMLGNFAKL, encoded by the coding sequence ATGGATTTTAGTCAATTGGGTGGGTTACTAGACGGCATGAAAAAAGAGTTTTCTCAACTAGAAGAAAAGAATAAAGACACGATCCACACTTCCAAAAGCGGTGGGGGAATGGTGAGCGTGAGTTTTAATGGGGTGGGGGAGTTAGTGGATTTGCAAATTGATGACAGCCTGTTAGAAGATAAAGAAGCGATGCAAATCTATTTGATGAGCGCTTTGAATGACGGGTATAAAGCCGTAGAAGAAAACCGAAAAAATTTAGCCTTTAATATGTTGGGGAATTTTGCTAAATTGTGA
- a CDS encoding PDZ domain-containing protein yields the protein MFHKALIILCFFLNGLGAYDFKHCQAFFKKASLQKGGVALKELPKGVYLYYSKTYPKHAKVIKSDPFVGLYLLQSTPSEYVYTLRDLDKNALIRPMASIGDNQAIEARLLFKQKGYDRYAQISQEIQKNGVISNICYQMLGLGVGGNGFIETKFIKRFLNQQEPYYGDIGVRLEEDNKRLVVAQFDPFFPKNPFLKNDEILAINHQKIHSLAEFEWMVSNLEYQSLVKVTIKRNHKIKEVTLKANKRYGGFLLKDTFLERYGIALDERFIITKIGSHLPKGLDFLKLGDRILWVNRKNVAFNPKALREALSATKIELLMWRKGFEFYIKVR from the coding sequence ATGTTTCACAAAGCCCTTATCATTCTATGTTTTTTTTTGAATGGCTTAGGGGCTTATGATTTCAAGCATTGTCAGGCTTTTTTTAAAAAAGCGAGCCTTCAAAAAGGGGGCGTGGCTTTAAAAGAATTGCCTAAGGGCGTGTATTTGTATTATTCCAAAACCTACCCTAAACACGCCAAAGTCATCAAATCCGATCCTTTTGTGGGGTTGTATTTGTTGCAAAGCACACCAAGCGAGTATGTTTATACATTAAGGGATTTAGACAAAAACGCCCTTATAAGGCCAATGGCTAGTATAGGGGATAATCAAGCCATAGAAGCACGATTGCTTTTTAAACAAAAAGGCTATGATCGCTACGCCCAAATTTCACAAGAGATCCAAAAAAATGGCGTTATCAGTAATATTTGCTATCAAATGTTAGGGCTAGGGGTAGGGGGGAATGGCTTTATAGAAACGAAATTTATCAAGCGCTTTTTAAACCAGCAAGAGCCTTATTATGGGGATATTGGGGTGCGTTTAGAAGAGGATAATAAGCGTTTAGTGGTAGCGCAATTTGATCCCTTTTTCCCTAAAAACCCTTTTTTAAAAAACGATGAAATCCTAGCGATCAACCATCAAAAGATCCACTCATTAGCGGAGTTTGAATGGATGGTGAGCAATCTTGAATACCAAAGCCTTGTAAAAGTAACCATCAAACGAAACCATAAAATCAAAGAAGTAACGCTTAAAGCCAATAAGCGTTATGGGGGGTTTTTACTCAAAGACACTTTTTTAGAGCGCTATGGCATCGCTTTAGATGAGCGTTTTATCATCACTAAAATAGGCAGTCATTTACCCAAAGGCTTGGATTTTTTAAAGCTTGGGGATAGGATTTTATGGGTGAATCGTAAAAATGTGGCGTTCAACCCGAAAGCTTTAAGAGAAGCGTTAAGCGCGACTAAAATTGAATTATTAATGTGGCGTAAAGGCTTTGAATTTTACATTAAAGTCCGTTGA
- a CDS encoding P-type conjugative transfer protein TrbL, which produces MKNDAYEIILSWFITPLTAILGRFAEFFLYTLHAQLVFNSMVALAFMLFAYRSMKEQNFFSASALLEALLFVGFFALFNYALKNPMHFYEFFQNAIFIAPNMIVQSLSQSLSNFSNHALSLDFIFNHGFYALSFISDLSHNEMSVWLFLSILQALFLSVLFAIIILVYLEVHVWCSLGVLFLAFGFFKTWRSIVVACLKKCFALGFYKPFLLLVGFLNVSVTKALIDAHMQEKQDLSLLLVVALFLCCVFIIGVPFFINALFRVQNSLKETYKLATNLSANLSQNALNSLQYITTPPAPSSVSSMSESVSKEKETHSPTFKVETTQLDVKIPNFKQKKVKKDTINTKNEI; this is translated from the coding sequence ATGAAAAATGACGCTTATGAGATCATTCTTTCTTGGTTTATCACGCCTCTCACGGCGATTTTAGGGCGTTTCGCTGAATTTTTTCTCTATACTTTGCATGCGCAATTGGTGTTTAATAGCATGGTCGCTTTGGCGTTCATGCTCTTTGCTTATAGGAGCATGAAAGAACAGAATTTCTTCAGCGCCAGCGCGCTTTTAGAAGCGTTATTATTTGTGGGGTTTTTTGCGCTTTTTAACTACGCTTTAAAAAATCCCATGCATTTTTACGAATTTTTCCAAAACGCTATTTTTATTGCACCTAACATGATCGTGCAAAGTCTCTCTCAAAGCTTGAGTAACTTTTCTAACCACGCGCTTTCTTTAGATTTTATCTTTAATCATGGTTTTTATGCCCTTAGTTTTATCAGCGATTTGAGCCATAATGAAATGTCTGTGTGGCTTTTTTTAAGTATCTTGCAAGCCCTTTTTTTGAGCGTGCTGTTTGCGATCATCATTTTAGTGTATTTAGAAGTGCATGTGTGGTGCTCTTTAGGGGTGCTGTTTTTAGCGTTTGGGTTTTTTAAGACCTGGAGGAGCATTGTGGTGGCATGCTTAAAAAAATGCTTCGCTCTTGGATTTTACAAGCCTTTTTTGTTGTTGGTGGGGTTTTTGAATGTGTCGGTTACTAAGGCTTTAATAGACGCTCATATGCAAGAAAAACAAGACTTAAGCCTTTTATTGGTGGTAGCGTTATTTTTGTGTTGCGTTTTTATCATAGGCGTGCCTTTTTTCATCAACGCTTTGTTTAGGGTGCAAAACAGCCTTAAAGAAACTTATAAACTCGCCACAAATTTGAGCGCTAACCTCAGCCAAAACGCCCTTAATTCCTTACAATACATCACGACCCCACCCGCTCCTTCTAGCGTTTCTTCTATGAGCGAAAGCGTCTCTAAAGAAAAAGAAACGCATTCCCCCACATTTAAGGTAGAAACCACTCAATTAGATGTAAAAATTCCAAATTTCAAGCAAAAAAAGGTTAAAAAGGATACAATAAATACAAAAAATGAAATTTAA
- a CDS encoding type IV secretion system protein has protein sequence MKEKPFNSEQLIYLEELLSHQEKHLENKLSGFSVNDLDMQSVFRLERNRLKIAYKLLGLMSFIALVLAIVLISVLPLQKTEHHFVDFLNQDKHYAIIQRADKSISSNEALARSLIGAYVLNRESINRIDDKSRYELVRLQSSSKVWQRFEDLIKAQNSIYTQSHLEREVHIVNIAIYQQDNNPIASVSIAAKLMNENKLVYEKRYKIVLSYLFDTPDFDYASMPKNPTGFKITRYSITEIAPINRGD, from the coding sequence ATGAAAGAAAAGCCTTTCAATAGCGAGCAATTGATCTATTTAGAAGAGCTTTTAAGCCACCAAGAAAAGCATTTAGAAAACAAGCTTTCTGGTTTTTCGGTGAATGATTTGGACATGCAAAGCGTGTTTAGACTGGAGAGGAACCGCTTGAAAATCGCTTATAAACTCTTAGGCTTGATGAGTTTTATCGCTCTTGTTTTAGCGATCGTGTTAATCAGTGTTTTACCCCTACAAAAAACCGAACACCATTTCGTGGATTTTTTAAACCAGGACAAGCATTACGCCATTATCCAAAGAGCGGATAAAAGCATTTCTAGTAATGAAGCGTTGGCTCGCTCGCTCATTGGGGCGTATGTGTTAAACCGAGAGAGCATTAACCGCATTGACGATAAATCGCGCTATGAATTGGTGCGCTTGCAAAGCAGTTCTAAAGTGTGGCAACGCTTTGAAGATTTGATTAAAGCGCAAAACAGCATTTATACGCAAAGCCATTTGGAAAGAGAAGTCCATATCGTCAATATTGCGATCTATCAGCAAGACAATAACCCCATTGCGAGCGTCTCTATTGCAGCTAAACTCATGAACGAAAACAAGTTGGTGTATGAAAAGCGTTATAAAATCGTGCTGAGTTATTTGTTTGACACCCCGGATTTTGATTACGCTTCCATGCCTAAAAACCCTACTGGCTTTAAAATCACTCGCTACAGCATCACTGAAATCGCGCCGATTAATAGGGGCGATTGA